A genomic segment from Pelobates fuscus isolate aPelFus1 chromosome 7, aPelFus1.pri, whole genome shotgun sequence encodes:
- the GPR52 gene encoding G-protein coupled receptor 52, producing the protein MNQSQAIDWRVLNTSGLLWNISEHHPCPLGVGHYNSVDICILETTIIVLLTFLIITGNLTVIFVFHCAPLLHHYTTSYFIQTMAYADLLVGVSCLVPTLSLLHYSTGIHESLTCQVFGYIISVLKSVSMACLAFISVDRYLAITKPLSYNQLVTPCRLRLCIILIWIYSGLVFLPSFFGWGKPGYHGDIFQWCAIAWHTSAYFTGFIVCLLYAPAALIICFTYFHIFRICRQHTKEISDRRARFPSHETESTGEAGPGHSPDKRYAMVLFRITSVFYMLWLPYIIYFLLESWRALENPALSFLTTWLAISNSFCNCVIYSLSNSVFRLGLRRLSETICSPCMCSKDKNERDPKPRKRANSCSI; encoded by the coding sequence ATGAACCAGTCACAGGCGATTGACTGGAGGGTCTTGAATACCAGTGGATTGTTATGGAATATATCTGAGCATCATCCGTGCCCGTTGGGCGTTGGACACTACAATTCGGTGGACATATGCATACTGGAAACCACTATTATTGTGCTGCTAACCTTCTTGATAATAACAGGTAACCTGACGGTCATCTTTGTTTTTCACTGTGCTCCTCTCTTGCACCATTACACTACCAGTTACTTCATTCAGACCATGGCGTATGCAGACTTGTTGGTGGGAGTGAGTTGCCTAGTGCCCACCCTGTCCCTTCTCCATTACTCAACAGGCATCCATGAATCCCTAACTTGTCAAGTTTTTGGCTACATTATTTCTGTGCTAAAGAGTGTTTCCATGGCTTGCTTGGCTTTTATCAGTGTGGATCGATATTTGGCAATCACCAAACCTCTATCGTACAACCAGCTGGTGACTCCATGCAGATTACGGCTCTGCATTATTCTTATTTGGATCTATTCAGGTTTGGTTTTCCTGCCCTCTTTCTTCGGCTGGGGTAAGCCTGGCTATCATGGTGATATTTTCCAGTGGTGTGCCATTGCCTGGCATACTAGTGCCTACTTTACTGGCTTCATCGTGTGCCTGCTCTATGCTCCAGCGGCACTGATCATTTGTTTCACGTACTTTCACATATTCCGCATTTGTCGGCAGCACACCAAAGAAATTAGTGATCGCCGAGCACGCTTCCCCAGCCATGAAACGGAATCAACTGGCGAGGCAGGACCAGGCCACAGCCCTGACAAGCGGTATGCCATGGTTCTATTCCGGATAACCAGCGTTTTCTACATGCTGTGGCTCCCATACATCATCTACTTTTTGCTTGAAAGCTGGAGAGCCCTGGAGAACCCAGCACTGTCCTTCCTTACCACCTGGTTGGCCATAAGCAATAGTTTCTGTAACTGTGTCATCTACAGCTTATCCAACAGTGTTTTTCGTCTAGGTCTCAGGAGGCTGTCAGAAACTATATGTTCACCATGTATGTGTTCTAAAGATAAGAACGAGCGTGACCCCAAACCCAGAAAACGAGCAAACTCATGCTCTATTTAA